The proteins below are encoded in one region of Ricinus communis isolate WT05 ecotype wild-type chromosome 6, ASM1957865v1, whole genome shotgun sequence:
- the LOC8266838 gene encoding uncharacterized protein LOC8266838 → MEFTRGYRAKEHNKMKCLQNDGIALNSTTLLVIKIPDSRVLRIVSRSVFLAVVILTLPCIGSILRELSSSSYYPVSGDDSVSDLIDDDDVDIEFVDSLLLDLANEGLVKKGDKALFICSGTEAVIHNSRFLNANEIDLVVGSDLGQEALFHDASFDFVFAFGYQNIKFLDSIVKVGGVLVTQLGDIPSALQRQSNYKVVYLRRYSSTIVGMRKTSLSNELVDSSVKRRLFELELKAKKTALNGLEDVLLEPPRKFLGEPRKYLKKFNYLPDLLGDSLEEYQRRVFVDVSSQEEKDGVMAWFNENYPTRKQNFEIFNIEMAREGLSKTAEASVNISDWLMKNVKEDEFVVLKAEAEVVEEMIRRRTVGLVDELFLECQNQWQNGEGNKGKRAYWECLALYGRLRDKGVAVHQWWG, encoded by the coding sequence ATGGAATTTACTCGTGGGTATCGAGCCAAAGAGCATAATAAGATGAAATGTTTGCAGAATGATGGCATTGCTTTAAATTCTACTACCCTTTTGGTAATTAAAATCCCTGATTCGCGGGTTCTGAGAATAGTGTCCCGCTCGGTGTTTCTAGCGGTGGTTATTCTCACACTGCCTTGCATTGGTTCCATTTTAAGGGAACTTTCTTCAAGCTCTTATTATCCTGTATCTGGTGATGACTCTGTCTCTGATTtgattgatgatgatgatgttgatatTGAATTCGTGGATTCTTTATTACTGGATTTGGCCAATGAGGGCCTTGTCAAGAAGGGCGATAAAGCTCTGTTTATTTGCTCTGGCACGGAGGctgtaattcataattcacGGTTCTTGAATGCCAACGAGATTGATTTGGTAGTGGGATCTGATCTGGGGCAAGAAGCCTTGTTCCATGATGCATCATTTGATTTCGTATTTGCATTTGGATATCAAAACATCAAATTCCTTGATAGCATCGTGAAAGTTGGTGGCGTTCTGGTTACTCAATTGGGTGATATTCCAAGTGCTCTCCAGAGGCAATCGAATTATAAAGTTGTCTATCTTCGGCGTTACAGTTCGACCATTGTTGGAATGAGAAAAACAAGTTTGTCAAATGAGTTGGTGGACTCCTCGGTCAAGAGGAGGCTTTTTGAGTTGGAATTGAAGGCCAAGAAAACAGCATTGAATGGCTTGGAAGACGTTCTGCTTGAGCCACCAAGGAAGTTTTTAGGAGAACCCAGAAAATACttgaaaaaattcaattatctCCCTGACTTGTTAGGGGATTCTTTAGAAGAATATCAGCGTCGTGTTTTTGTTGATGTAAGCTCGCAGGAGGAGAAGGATGGTGTAATGGCGTGGTTTAATGAGAACTATCCAACTAGGAAACAGAATTTTGAGATCTTCAACATTGAAATGGCACGTGAAGGACTGTCCAAGACAGCTGAAGCAAGTGTCAATATTTCAGATTGGTTGATGAAGAACGTGAAGGAAGATGAGTTCGTTGTGTTGAAGGCAGAAGCAGAAGTAGTGGAGGAGATGATAAGGAGGAGGACAGTAGGTTTGGTGGACGAACTGTTCTTGGAGTGTCAAAATCAGTGGCAGAATGGAGAAGGAAATAAGGGCAAGAGGGCTTATTGGGAATGCTTGGCTTTGTACGGAAGATTGAGAGATAAAGGAGTTGCTGTGCATCAATGGTGGGGTTGA